One genomic region from Argentina anserina chromosome 2, drPotAnse1.1, whole genome shotgun sequence encodes:
- the LOC126784855 gene encoding probable lactoylglutathione lyase, chloroplastic produces MLGYGTEDNSPVLELTYNYGINDYDKGNGYAQIAIGTDDVYKSAEAVRLSGGKIILEPGPLPGINTKITACLDPDGWKSVFVDNVDFLKELE; encoded by the exons ATGTTGGGTTATGGTACTGAAGATAACAGTCCAGTGCTTGAACTGACATATAACTATGGGATCAACGATTATGACAAAGGAAATGGTTATGCTCAG ATAGCAATAGGCACAGACGATGTTTATAAAAGCGCAGAAGCAGTTAGACTCTCTGGAGGAAAAATTATTCTTGAACCTGGTCCCTTGCCAGGTATCAACACCAAGATAACTGCTTGCTTAGATCCTGATGGCTGGAAATCG GTTTTTGTTGACAATGTTGATTTTCTAAAGGAATTAGAATGA
- the LOC126784848 gene encoding carotenoid 9,10(9',10')-cleavage dioxygenase 1-like isoform X2, translated as MACSSCMGMAFQINCSVQNKKPSAVLDNIEYFKTTLSTAVSKQPLILRSMQVPMHIDVLKIFKNASVKLLDAFVDSVFEFIDQPLLPSQKNFIPVDELEGGVVITSTTGSIPDDFTEGVYVRNGPNPLFGGLKSTKSVFGRSNHIWIEGEGMLHALYFRKNDFVNSDGSRWTVQYNNRHVETETYKLERQRNRPSFLPAIGGDSPAILSAYLLNLLRFGKVNKYLSNTNVFEHSGKFYSIAENHIPQEIDILTLETLGNWDVSGAWNRPFTSHPKRAPGTGELVIMGVEPVEPFWEVGVVSADGKELIHKVDLKLNRCSICHEIGVTKRYNVIMDIALTIDIKRLIGGGPLVKYDEEEYARIGVMPRYGDASSVRWFKVEPNCTFHIINSFEAGDEVVVWGCKALDSVIGPINQSSSDNDSTSTAEDACKLYSHAYEWRLNMETGEVRERYLTGQKFSMDFPMINGNFTGLKNRFGYAQVVDSVASSTSGLLKYGGIAKLHFEEPAERKGGLQHEEIKVERHVFEKNTFCSGAAFVPRQRERSSTVTGHEEVEEDDGWVITFVHNEDTDISQVYVIDTKDFCSEPVAKITLPCRVPYGFHGAFMPI; from the exons ATGGCATGTTCATCATGTATGGGTATGGCGTTTCAAATCAATTGCTCTGTCCAGAACAAGAAGCCTTCAGCTGTCCTAGACAATATTGAGTACTTCAAGACCACACTCTCCACGGCTGTCTCG AAGCAGCCATTAATATTGAGAAGCATGCAAGTGCCCATGCATATAGATGTCTTGAAAATCTTCAAGAACGCTTCTGTAAAATTGTTGGACGCCTTTGTGGATTCGGTGTTTGAATTCATCGATCAACCACTGCTTCCATCTCAG AAAAACTTCATCCCAGTTGATGAATTAGAAGGAGGAGTTGTAATAACGAGCACCACCGGGAGTATTCCAGATGACTTTACAGAAGGAGTTTACGTAAGAAATG GACCAAATCCTCTATTCGGAGGATTGAAATCAACGAAATCGGTGTTTGGCAGGTCAAATCACATATGGATAGAAGGAGAAGGAATGCTTCATGCTCTGTATTTTAGGAAGAACGACTTCGTCAACAGCGACGGTAGCAGATGGACGGTCCAGTACAACAACAGACATGTCGAAACCGAAACTTACAAGCTTGAAAGACAAAGAAACAGGCCTTCTTTTCTCCCGGCCATTGGCGGCGACTCGCCGGCCATTTTGTCTGCTTATCTTCTCAATTTG TTGAGGTTTGGCAAAGTGAACAAGTACTTGAGCAACACCAATGTCTTTGAGCATTCGGGGAAGTTCTACTCGATTGCAGAAAATCACATACCGCAAGAGATTGACATCCTTACGCTGGAAACTTTAGGTAATTGGGATGTCTCTGGAGCTTGGAACAGACCTTTTACTAGCCACCCAAAG AGAGCTCCAGGCACAGGAGAGTTGGTCATAATGGGAGTAGAACCAGTTGAACCTTTTTGGGAAGTAGGAGTAGTTTCTG CTGATGGGAAAGAATTAATCCACAAGGTGgatctcaaactcaatagatgCAGCATTTGCCATGAAATAGGGGTTACGAAGAG GTACAATGTGATCATGGATATTGCGCTAACTATAGACATAAAGAGACTCATAGGAGGGGGCCC ATTGGTAAAGTATGATGAGGAAGAATATGCAAGAATTGGTGTAATGCCCCGCTATGGTGACGCCAGTTCAGTCCGGTGGTTTAAAGTTGAACCTAATTGCACATTTCACATCATCAATAGTTTTGAAGCTGGTGATGAG GTTGTAGTGTGGGGTTGTAAAGCTCTTGATTCAGTTATAGGTCCAATTAATCAAAGTAGTAGTGATAACGATAGCACCTCAACGGCAGAGGATGCTTGTAAATTATATTCTCATGCTTACGAATGGAGATTAAACATGGAGACTGGAGAAGTGAGGGAGAGATATCTCACTGGACAGAAGTTTTCCATGGATTTTCCTATGATTAACGGAAACTTTACAGGCCTTAAAAACAGATTTGGCTATGCTCAAGTGGTAGATTCTGTTGCGAGCTCTACCTCGG GGTTGCTTAAATATGGTGGAATAGCTAAGCTACATTTTGAAGAGCCAGCTGAG AGAAAAGGCGGATTACAACATGAGGAAATAAAGGTAGAAAGACATGTGTTTGAAAAGAACACCTTTTGCAGCGGAGCTGCTTTTGTGCCAAGACAAAGGGAAAGGAGTAGTACAGTTACTGGTCATgaagaagtagaagaagatgatggatGGGTTATTACTTTTGTTCATAATGAAGATACCGATATATCTCAA GTTTATGTTATTGACACCAAGGACTTTTGCAGTGAGCCTGTTGCCAAAATTACATTGCCGTGCAGAGTTCCATATGGATTTCATGGAGCTTTCATGCCAATCTGA
- the LOC126784848 gene encoding carotenoid 9,10(9',10')-cleavage dioxygenase 1-like isoform X6, producing the protein MGMAFQINCSVQNKKPSAVLDNIEYFKTTLSTAVSPLILRSMQVPMHIDVLKIFKNASVKLLDAFVDSVFEFIDQPLLPSQKNFIPVDELEGGVVITSTTGSIPDDFTEGVYVRNGPNPLFGGLKSTKSVFGRSNHIWIEGEGMLHALYFRKNDFVNSDGSRWTVQYNNRHVETETYKLERQRNRPSFLPAIGGDSPAILSAYLLNLLRFGKVNKYLSNTNVFEHSGKFYSIAENHIPQEIDILTLETLGNWDVSGAWNRPFTSHPKRAPGTGELVIMGVEPVEPFWEVGVVSADGKELIHKVDLKLNRCSICHEIGVTKRYNVIMDIALTIDIKRLIGGGPLVKYDEEEYARIGVMPRYGDASSVRWFKVEPNCTFHIINSFEAGDEVVVWGCKALDSVIGPINQSSSDNDSTSTAEDACKLYSHAYEWRLNMETGEVRERYLTGQKFSMDFPMINGNFTGLKNRFGYAQVVDSVASSTSGLLKYGGIAKLHFEEPAERKGGLQHEEIKVERHVFEKNTFCSGAAFVPRQRERSSTVTGHEEVEEDDGWVITFVHNEDTDISQVYVIDTKDFCSEPVAKITLPCRVPYGFHGAFMPI; encoded by the exons ATGGGTATGGCGTTTCAAATCAATTGCTCTGTCCAGAACAAGAAGCCTTCAGCTGTCCTAGACAATATTGAGTACTTCAAGACCACACTCTCCACGGCTGTCTCG CCATTAATATTGAGAAGCATGCAAGTGCCCATGCATATAGATGTCTTGAAAATCTTCAAGAACGCTTCTGTAAAATTGTTGGACGCCTTTGTGGATTCGGTGTTTGAATTCATCGATCAACCACTGCTTCCATCTCAG AAAAACTTCATCCCAGTTGATGAATTAGAAGGAGGAGTTGTAATAACGAGCACCACCGGGAGTATTCCAGATGACTTTACAGAAGGAGTTTACGTAAGAAATG GACCAAATCCTCTATTCGGAGGATTGAAATCAACGAAATCGGTGTTTGGCAGGTCAAATCACATATGGATAGAAGGAGAAGGAATGCTTCATGCTCTGTATTTTAGGAAGAACGACTTCGTCAACAGCGACGGTAGCAGATGGACGGTCCAGTACAACAACAGACATGTCGAAACCGAAACTTACAAGCTTGAAAGACAAAGAAACAGGCCTTCTTTTCTCCCGGCCATTGGCGGCGACTCGCCGGCCATTTTGTCTGCTTATCTTCTCAATTTG TTGAGGTTTGGCAAAGTGAACAAGTACTTGAGCAACACCAATGTCTTTGAGCATTCGGGGAAGTTCTACTCGATTGCAGAAAATCACATACCGCAAGAGATTGACATCCTTACGCTGGAAACTTTAGGTAATTGGGATGTCTCTGGAGCTTGGAACAGACCTTTTACTAGCCACCCAAAG AGAGCTCCAGGCACAGGAGAGTTGGTCATAATGGGAGTAGAACCAGTTGAACCTTTTTGGGAAGTAGGAGTAGTTTCTG CTGATGGGAAAGAATTAATCCACAAGGTGgatctcaaactcaatagatgCAGCATTTGCCATGAAATAGGGGTTACGAAGAG GTACAATGTGATCATGGATATTGCGCTAACTATAGACATAAAGAGACTCATAGGAGGGGGCCC ATTGGTAAAGTATGATGAGGAAGAATATGCAAGAATTGGTGTAATGCCCCGCTATGGTGACGCCAGTTCAGTCCGGTGGTTTAAAGTTGAACCTAATTGCACATTTCACATCATCAATAGTTTTGAAGCTGGTGATGAG GTTGTAGTGTGGGGTTGTAAAGCTCTTGATTCAGTTATAGGTCCAATTAATCAAAGTAGTAGTGATAACGATAGCACCTCAACGGCAGAGGATGCTTGTAAATTATATTCTCATGCTTACGAATGGAGATTAAACATGGAGACTGGAGAAGTGAGGGAGAGATATCTCACTGGACAGAAGTTTTCCATGGATTTTCCTATGATTAACGGAAACTTTACAGGCCTTAAAAACAGATTTGGCTATGCTCAAGTGGTAGATTCTGTTGCGAGCTCTACCTCGG GGTTGCTTAAATATGGTGGAATAGCTAAGCTACATTTTGAAGAGCCAGCTGAG AGAAAAGGCGGATTACAACATGAGGAAATAAAGGTAGAAAGACATGTGTTTGAAAAGAACACCTTTTGCAGCGGAGCTGCTTTTGTGCCAAGACAAAGGGAAAGGAGTAGTACAGTTACTGGTCATgaagaagtagaagaagatgatggatGGGTTATTACTTTTGTTCATAATGAAGATACCGATATATCTCAA GTTTATGTTATTGACACCAAGGACTTTTGCAGTGAGCCTGTTGCCAAAATTACATTGCCGTGCAGAGTTCCATATGGATTTCATGGAGCTTTCATGCCAATCTGA
- the LOC126784848 gene encoding carotenoid 9,10(9',10')-cleavage dioxygenase 1-like isoform X3 yields MACSSCMGMAFQVNCSVQNKKPSAILNNIEYFKTTLSTAVSKQPLILRSMQVPMHIDVLKIFKNASVKLLDAFVDSVFEFIDQPLLPSQKNFIPVDELEGGVVITSTTGSIPDDFTEGVYVRNGPNPLFGGLKSTKSVFGRSNHIWIEGEGMLHALYFRKNDFVNSDGSRWTVQYNNRHVETETYKLERQRNRPSFLPAIGGDSPAILSAYLLNLLRFGKVNKYLSNTNVFEHSGKFYSIAENHIPQEIDILTLETLGNWDVSGAWNRPFTSHPKRAPGTGELVIMGVEPVEPFWEVGVVSADGKELIHKVDLKLNRCSICHEIGVTKRYNVIMDIALTIDIKRLIGGGPLVKYDEEEYARIGVMPRYGDASSVRWFKVEPNCTFHIINSFEAGDEVVVWGCKALDSVIGPINQSSSDNDSTSTAEDACKLYSHAYEWRLNMETGEVRERYLTGQKFSMDFPMINGNFTGLKNRFGYAQVVDSVASSTSGLLKYGGIAKLHFEEPAERKGGLQHEEIKVERHVFEKNTFCSGAAFVPRQRERSSTVTGHEEVEEDDGWVITFVHNEDTDISQVYVIDTKDFCSEPVAKITLPCRVPYGFHGAFMPI; encoded by the exons AAGCAGCCATTAATATTGAGAAGCATGCAAGTGCCCATGCATATAGATGTCTTGAAAATCTTCAAGAACGCTTCTGTAAAATTGTTGGACGCCTTTGTGGATTCGGTGTTTGAATTCATCGATCAACCACTGCTTCCATCTCAG AAAAACTTCATCCCAGTTGATGAATTAGAAGGAGGAGTTGTAATAACGAGCACCACCGGGAGTATTCCAGATGACTTTACAGAAGGAGTTTACGTAAGAAATG GACCAAATCCTCTATTCGGAGGATTGAAATCAACGAAATCGGTGTTTGGCAGGTCAAATCACATATGGATAGAAGGAGAAGGAATGCTTCATGCTCTGTATTTTAGGAAGAACGACTTCGTCAACAGCGACGGTAGCAGATGGACGGTCCAGTACAACAACAGACATGTCGAAACCGAAACTTACAAGCTTGAAAGACAAAGAAACAGGCCTTCTTTTCTCCCGGCCATTGGCGGCGACTCGCCGGCCATTTTGTCTGCTTATCTTCTCAATTTG TTGAGGTTTGGCAAAGTGAACAAGTACTTGAGCAACACCAATGTCTTTGAGCATTCGGGGAAGTTCTACTCGATTGCAGAAAATCACATACCGCAAGAGATTGACATCCTTACGCTGGAAACTTTAGGTAATTGGGATGTCTCTGGAGCTTGGAACAGACCTTTTACTAGCCACCCAAAG AGAGCTCCAGGCACAGGAGAGTTGGTCATAATGGGAGTAGAACCAGTTGAACCTTTTTGGGAAGTAGGAGTAGTTTCTG CTGATGGGAAAGAATTAATCCACAAGGTGgatctcaaactcaatagatgCAGCATTTGCCATGAAATAGGGGTTACGAAGAG GTACAATGTGATCATGGATATTGCGCTAACTATAGACATAAAGAGACTCATAGGAGGGGGCCC ATTGGTAAAGTATGATGAGGAAGAATATGCAAGAATTGGTGTAATGCCCCGCTATGGTGACGCCAGTTCAGTCCGGTGGTTTAAAGTTGAACCTAATTGCACATTTCACATCATCAATAGTTTTGAAGCTGGTGATGAG GTTGTAGTGTGGGGTTGTAAAGCTCTTGATTCAGTTATAGGTCCAATTAATCAAAGTAGTAGTGATAACGATAGCACCTCAACGGCAGAGGATGCTTGTAAATTATATTCTCATGCTTACGAATGGAGATTAAACATGGAGACTGGAGAAGTGAGGGAGAGATATCTCACTGGACAGAAGTTTTCCATGGATTTTCCTATGATTAACGGAAACTTTACAGGCCTTAAAAACAGATTTGGCTATGCTCAAGTGGTAGATTCTGTTGCGAGCTCTACCTCGG GGTTGCTTAAATATGGTGGAATAGCTAAGCTACATTTTGAAGAGCCAGCTGAG AGAAAAGGCGGATTACAACATGAGGAAATAAAGGTAGAAAGACATGTGTTTGAAAAGAACACCTTTTGCAGCGGAGCTGCTTTTGTGCCAAGACAAAGGGAAAGGAGTAGTACAGTTACTGGTCATgaagaagtagaagaagatgatggatGGGTTATTACTTTTGTTCATAATGAAGATACCGATATATCTCAA GTTTATGTTATTGACACCAAGGACTTTTGCAGTGAGCCTGTTGCCAAAATTACATTGCCGTGCAGAGTTCCATATGGATTTCATGGAGCTTTCATGCCAATCTGA
- the LOC126784848 gene encoding carotenoid 9,10(9',10')-cleavage dioxygenase 1-like isoform X5 has protein sequence MACSSCMGMAFQVNCSVQNKKPSAILNNIEYFKTTLSTAVSQPLILRSMQVPMHIDVLKIFKNASVKLLDAFVDSVFEFIDQPLLPSQKNFIPVDELEGGVVITSTTGSIPDDFTEGVYVRNGPNPLFGGLKSTKSVFGRSNHIWIEGEGMLHALYFRKNDFVNSDGSRWTVQYNNRHVETETYKLERQRNRPSFLPAIGGDSPAILSAYLLNLLRFGKVNKYLSNTNVFEHSGKFYSIAENHIPQEIDILTLETLGNWDVSGAWNRPFTSHPKRAPGTGELVIMGVEPVEPFWEVGVVSADGKELIHKVDLKLNRCSICHEIGVTKRYNVIMDIALTIDIKRLIGGGPLVKYDEEEYARIGVMPRYGDASSVRWFKVEPNCTFHIINSFEAGDEVVVWGCKALDSVIGPINQSSSDNDSTSTAEDACKLYSHAYEWRLNMETGEVRERYLTGQKFSMDFPMINGNFTGLKNRFGYAQVVDSVASSTSGLLKYGGIAKLHFEEPAERKGGLQHEEIKVERHVFEKNTFCSGAAFVPRQRERSSTVTGHEEVEEDDGWVITFVHNEDTDISQVYVIDTKDFCSEPVAKITLPCRVPYGFHGAFMPI, from the exons CAGCCATTAATATTGAGAAGCATGCAAGTGCCCATGCATATAGATGTCTTGAAAATCTTCAAGAACGCTTCTGTAAAATTGTTGGACGCCTTTGTGGATTCGGTGTTTGAATTCATCGATCAACCACTGCTTCCATCTCAG AAAAACTTCATCCCAGTTGATGAATTAGAAGGAGGAGTTGTAATAACGAGCACCACCGGGAGTATTCCAGATGACTTTACAGAAGGAGTTTACGTAAGAAATG GACCAAATCCTCTATTCGGAGGATTGAAATCAACGAAATCGGTGTTTGGCAGGTCAAATCACATATGGATAGAAGGAGAAGGAATGCTTCATGCTCTGTATTTTAGGAAGAACGACTTCGTCAACAGCGACGGTAGCAGATGGACGGTCCAGTACAACAACAGACATGTCGAAACCGAAACTTACAAGCTTGAAAGACAAAGAAACAGGCCTTCTTTTCTCCCGGCCATTGGCGGCGACTCGCCGGCCATTTTGTCTGCTTATCTTCTCAATTTG TTGAGGTTTGGCAAAGTGAACAAGTACTTGAGCAACACCAATGTCTTTGAGCATTCGGGGAAGTTCTACTCGATTGCAGAAAATCACATACCGCAAGAGATTGACATCCTTACGCTGGAAACTTTAGGTAATTGGGATGTCTCTGGAGCTTGGAACAGACCTTTTACTAGCCACCCAAAG AGAGCTCCAGGCACAGGAGAGTTGGTCATAATGGGAGTAGAACCAGTTGAACCTTTTTGGGAAGTAGGAGTAGTTTCTG CTGATGGGAAAGAATTAATCCACAAGGTGgatctcaaactcaatagatgCAGCATTTGCCATGAAATAGGGGTTACGAAGAG GTACAATGTGATCATGGATATTGCGCTAACTATAGACATAAAGAGACTCATAGGAGGGGGCCC ATTGGTAAAGTATGATGAGGAAGAATATGCAAGAATTGGTGTAATGCCCCGCTATGGTGACGCCAGTTCAGTCCGGTGGTTTAAAGTTGAACCTAATTGCACATTTCACATCATCAATAGTTTTGAAGCTGGTGATGAG GTTGTAGTGTGGGGTTGTAAAGCTCTTGATTCAGTTATAGGTCCAATTAATCAAAGTAGTAGTGATAACGATAGCACCTCAACGGCAGAGGATGCTTGTAAATTATATTCTCATGCTTACGAATGGAGATTAAACATGGAGACTGGAGAAGTGAGGGAGAGATATCTCACTGGACAGAAGTTTTCCATGGATTTTCCTATGATTAACGGAAACTTTACAGGCCTTAAAAACAGATTTGGCTATGCTCAAGTGGTAGATTCTGTTGCGAGCTCTACCTCGG GGTTGCTTAAATATGGTGGAATAGCTAAGCTACATTTTGAAGAGCCAGCTGAG AGAAAAGGCGGATTACAACATGAGGAAATAAAGGTAGAAAGACATGTGTTTGAAAAGAACACCTTTTGCAGCGGAGCTGCTTTTGTGCCAAGACAAAGGGAAAGGAGTAGTACAGTTACTGGTCATgaagaagtagaagaagatgatggatGGGTTATTACTTTTGTTCATAATGAAGATACCGATATATCTCAA GTTTATGTTATTGACACCAAGGACTTTTGCAGTGAGCCTGTTGCCAAAATTACATTGCCGTGCAGAGTTCCATATGGATTTCATGGAGCTTTCATGCCAATCTGA
- the LOC126784309 gene encoding protein JINGUBANG-like — MELDFYRRNSLFRFLDIERSMVIDSPSDFPNINTNDQVCDDEDLQFSPSMPSTSYTTTMVTLMPPPSPESPWTLSPHQTPSPSLLYHCIASLYRPEGSISAIAVSKQKGVVFAGSESTRIHVWRQPDHIEYKSLKATSGEVRAIAAHGNMLFTTHKDHKIRVWNFTVTDHIFTSKKVSSFPKTSSFPLFSRFTNTKQQHKECISCLAYYETDGLLYTGSHDRTVKAWRLITNHCVDSFVAHEDNVNAMVVNQDDGCVFTCSSDGSVKIWRRVFRENSHTLTMTLKSHFSNFNYPVNAIALNTSSNSCFLYSGSSDGTINFWEKEKLTHRFNHGGLLHGHNFSVLCLVAIEKLIFSGSEDTTIRVWRREEEGCFHECLAVLEGHRGPVRCLTACLEIDKVVKGFLVYSSSLDQTFKAWRVKVSPEDGMRLNCYMD, encoded by the coding sequence ATGGAATTGGATTTCTATCGCAGGAATTCTCTATTTCGCTTCCTCGACATCGAAAGAAGTATGGTAATAGATTCACCCTCTGACTTCCCCAATATCAACACCAATGACCAAGTGTGTGATGATGAAGATCTCCAATTCAGCCCTTCAATGCCTTCAACCTCCTACACAACCACAATGGTGACACTAATGCCGCCTCCAAGCCCAGAGTCCCCATGGACACTCTCCCCTCACCAAACTCCATCTCCTTCACTCCTATACCACTGCATTGCCTCCCTCTATCGCCCCGAAGGCTCCATCTCTGCCATTGCAGTCTCAAAGCAGAAAGGAGTTGTCTTCGCTGGCTCAGAGAGTACACGAATCCATGTGTGGAGACAACCAGACCACATTGAATACAAAAGTCTCAAGGCGACTTCAGGTGAAGTGCGAGCCATTGCAGCTCATGGAAACATGCTCTTCACCACTCACAAAGACCACAAAATCCGAGTGTGGAACTTCACCGTCACAGATCACATTTTCACGTCCAAAAAGGTCTCTTCTTTCCCCAAAACGAGCTCTTTCCCTTTATTTTCAAGATTCACAAACACCAAACAGCAACACAAAGAATGCATTTCCTGCTTGGCGTATTACGAAACGGATGGTCTTCTCTATACTGGTTCCCATGACAGAACTGTCAAGGCGTGGCGGCTTATAACCAATCACTGTGTGGACTCCTTTGTGGCACACGAGGACAATGTGAATGCAATGGTGGTGAACCAAGATGACGGGTGCGTTTTCACTTGCTCCTCAGATGGTTCTGTCAAAATCTGGAGAAGGGTTTTCAGAGAAAACTCTCACACTCTCACCATGACGCTCAAATCCCATTTCTCAAATTTCAACTACCCTGTAAACGCCATAGCCTTAAACACATCATCCAACTCTTGCTTCCTCTACTCTGGTTCCTCAGACGGAACAATTAACTTCTGGGAGAAGGAGAAACTCACTCACCGGTTTAACCATGGTGGGCTTTTACATGGCCACAATTTTTCAGTTCTGTGCTTGGTGGCCATTGAGAAGTTGATTTTCAGTGGATCAGAGGACACTACTATTAGGGTTTGGAGGAGGGAAGAAGAGGGTTGTTTTCATGAGTGTCTAGCTGTATTGGAAGGGCATAGAGGCCCTGTGAGGTGTTTGACTGCTTGCTTGGAGATTGACAAAGTTGTCAAAGGGTTTCTGGTTTACAGTTCGAGTTTGGATCAGACTTTCAAGGCGTGGAGGGTTAAGGTCTCGCCAGAAGATGGAATGAGGTTGAACTGTTACATGGATTGA
- the LOC126784852 gene encoding aquaporin TIP4-1: MAKIAMGSTSEAAKPEVWTALVVEFITTFLFIFVGVGSAMATDKLGADTTVALFFVAITHALVVAVMISAGHISGGHLNPAVTLGLLAGGHITLFRSVLYWIDQLLAAAASCYLLKYLTGGLTTPIHSLASGVGFSQGVIWEIILTFSLLFTVYATMVDPKKGSLDGLGPTLTGFVVGANILAGGAFSGASMNPARSFGPALVSWDWTDHWVYWVGPLIGGGLAGFIYETFFIVRPRIYLPIPGAEDA; this comes from the exons ATGGCCAAAATAGCGATGGGAAGCACCAGTGAGGCTGCAAAGCCAGAAGTCTGGACGGCGCTTGTCGTCGAGTTTATCACCACCTTTCTCTTCATCTTTGTTGGTGTTGGATCAGCCATGGCCACTG ATAAGCTAGGAGCAGATACAACTGTGGCACTGTTTTTTGTAGCTATCACGCATGCCCTAGTCGTTGCTGTGATGATATCCGCCGGCCACATTTCCGGTGGTCATCTTAACCCAGCTGTCACTCTTGGCCTCCTCGCTGGCGGTCACATTACCCTCTTCCGATCTGTGCTTTATTGGATTGATCAGTTGTTAGCAGCTGCCGCATCTTGTTACCTTCTTAAGTACCTTACCGGTGGATTG ACTACTCCAATCCATTCACTTGCAAGTGGAGTTGGCTTCTCCCAAGGTGTGATATGGGAGATCATCTTGACGTTCTCCTTGCTATTCACGGTCTACGCTACAATGGTAGACCCTAAGAAAGGATCTCTTGATGGGTTGGGGCCAACTCTCACAGGGTTTGTCGTGGGTGCCAACATCCTAGCTGGCGGGGCCTTCTCAGGAGCTTCAATGAACCCAGCAAGGTCTTTTGGGCCTGCTTTGGTGAGCTGGGACTGGACTGATCACTGGGTTTACTGGGTTGGGCCTCTCATCGGTGGTGGGCTCGCTGGCTTCATCTATGAGACTTTCTTCATCGTGAGACCACGTATTTACCTACCTATCCCCGGAGCGGAAGATGCTTAA